One stretch of Armigeres subalbatus isolate Guangzhou_Male chromosome 2, GZ_Asu_2, whole genome shotgun sequence DNA includes these proteins:
- the LOC134209389 gene encoding uncharacterized protein LOC134209389, translating to MPPAGSSAKKPSLKQLIARLMESQSLLQDIWEFIENFKEDTKLSQVEVRLEKLENIWDKFSETLVEIKSHDDYKQDETYDKERREFNNRFYEAKSFLVDQAKERKEPLLLDQSVRTHDTSVQGALDNVRLPQIKLQSFNGDIDEWLSFRDLFTSLIHWKPDLPEVEKFHYLKGCLQGEPRSLIDPLQVTKANYQVAWDMLLKRYNNSKQLKKRQIQSLLSLPSLSKESIGELHSLLEGFERIVRTLDQVVQPAEYKDLLLVNILTSRLDPVTRRGWEEFSSSKETDSLDELREFLNRRVHVLKSMPAKSMDTRGVQQPPAKQKPSVSRTSFTSAQASGGRCIACSGNHPLFQCNSFQRLSVSDSLLRTAETASGRGIWRGNANLCRNCKGRHHTLVCFKPERGGEGKITAVAKGNIPSSNKEGQGAPNLNSSQMANTAATNTTVSNAAQQYSSQVLLATAIIVMVDNNGNQHLARALLDSGSESNFLTERLCQRMKVTRNKVDISVLGIGQASTRVKQRVRAMVRSRVSPFSRELDFLILPKVTVNLPTISVKIDGWSIPSGIELADPAFFESKEVDIVLGIESFFDFFETGRRISLGEQLPTLNDSVFGWVVCGGTSIASNSLQLSCNISTSEGLDLLLERFWQCEELGSEKAYSMEERYCEEQYQHTVHREQDGRYTVTLPKNEDIHPSLGESWAIANRRLQGTERRLARDSNLREQYIAFMNEYLAMGHMRKIDQATQATVQRCYLPHHSVVKEASTTTKVRVVFDASCKTASGVSLNDVLLVGPVIQEDLRSIILRSRTRQIMLVSDVEKMFRQINICEADRPLQCILWRSSPIEKVGAYELNTVTYGTKLAPFLATRTVKQLAQDEKTRFPLAARAAEEDVYMDDIITGADDVATAAILQRQLNEMMASGGFRLRKWASNNTKILEGVAPEDLAIPLSVEVNLGFDSSVKTLGLTWVPETDVLRFQFKIPPEDEYKEYTKRQVLSIIATLFDPLGLLGAAITTAKIFMQYLWSVQDKNDQKLDWDQPLPSTVGEAWKKLHRQLPTFNLITIDRCVIIPGAKSVEIHCFSDASEKAFGACVYVRSENVDGAVLVRLLTSKSRVAPLKCQSIPRLELCGALLAAQLYEKVQSSLKSTMTIYFWTDSTCVLRWIGATPTMWTTYVANRVAKIQTITEKGHWRHVPGVDNPADLISRGIPPAEIVENRFWWQGPTWLELRSEFWPKAPTSFGEEGEEEKRRMVVASSASPYSEFNDQYIARFASYTDMIRRTAYWLRLMKLLRKPREERKDGSFLSTAELRQAENVLVRRVQNEVFGREWKAIINKTVLPSNSPLRWYNPLLSKDGIMRVGGRLNKSQEAEESKHPIPLPPRHSFTRLMLKHYHERLLHAGSQLMLAVVRLRFLPLGGRSVTRQIVHECLKCYRSKPTAIQQFMGDLPASRVTVARPFSRTGVDFFGPVYIRPALRRPTVKAYVALFICMCTKAVHLELVTDLSTERFLQALRRFVSRRGKCSDIYSDNGTNFVGARNKLQEFFKLLKDPTHRMVYSGCLSHPVHHTLGASGRPQFVRRRSIS from the coding sequence ATGCCGCCAGCCGGATCGTCCGCCAAGAAACCGTCGTTGAAGCAGCTTATAGCTAGGCTTATGGAGTCACAGTCTTTGCTGCAGGACATTTGGGAATTCATCGAGAACTTCAAGGAGGATACGAAGCTTTCTCAGGTGGAAGTCCGACTTGAGAAGTTGGAGAACATTTGGGATAAATTTTCGGAAACGTTAGTCGAGATCAAGTCCCATGACGACTACAAGCAAGACGAGACTTATGACAAGGAAAGGCGGGAGTTCAACAACCGGTTTTATGAGGCTAAGTCTTTTCTCGTTGATCAAGCGAAGGAAAGAAAGGAACCTTTGCTGCTAGACCAGAGTGTGCGGACACATGACACTTCTGTGCAGGGTGCGCTGGACAACGTTCGCTTGCCCCAAATCAAGCTACAAAGTTTCAACGGAGACATCGACGAATGGTTGAGTTTCCGAGACCTCTTCACCTCGCTCATCCATTGGAAGCCGGACCTGCCAGAAGTGGAAAAGTTCCATTACTTAAAAGGATGCCTTCAAGGGGAACCACGGAGCCTGATCGATCCGCTACAGGTAACCAAGGCAAACTATCAAGTAGCATGGGATATGCTACTGAAACGTTACAACAACAGCAAgcagttgaagaaacggcagATTCAATCGCTGCTATCATTGCCATCGCTTTCCAAGGAATCCATTGGGGAACTACATTCGCTGTTGGAAGGTTTTGAGCGAATTGTTCGAACTCTCGACCAGGTTGTCCAGCCAGCGGAGTACAAGGACTTACTGCTGGTGAATATTCTTACGTCACGCTTGGATCCAGTGACACGGAGGGGATGGGAAGAGTTTTCATCGTCCAAAGAAACCGATTCTCTAGATGAACTGAGAGAGTTTCTCAACCGGCGAGTACACGTTCTGAAGTCAATGCCAGCCAAATCGATGGACACTAGGGGTGTTCAGCAACCACCAGCGAAACAGAAGCCATCCGTTTCACGAACAAGTTTTACTTCGGCTCAAGCGTCCGGGGGGCGCTGCATAGCTTGTTCGGGAAATCATCCGCTGTTCCAGTGCAATTCTTTCCAACGGTTATCGGTCTCAGACAGCCTGCTGAGAACTGCCGAAACTGCTTCAGGCCGGGGCATTTGGCGCGGGAATGCCAACTTGTGCAGGAACTGCAAGGGTCGTCATCACACCTTGGTTTGCTTTAAGCCAGAAAGGGGTGGTGAAGGCAAGATCACAGCGGTTGCAAAGGGCAACATTCCATCTTCCAACAAGGAAGGGCAAGGGGCTCCAAATCTAAATTCGTCTCAAATGGCTAATACGGCAGCCACGAATACAACGGTTTCAAATGCGGCACAGCAATACTCCTCTCAAGTCTTGCTGGCTACAGCAATCATCGTTATGGTGGACAACAATGGTAACCAGCACCTGGCACGTGCTCTTCTGGATTCCGGCTCCGAGAGCAATTTTTTAACAGAACGGTTGTGCCAGCGTATGAAAGTGACTCGAAATAAGGTGGATATTTCGGTCCTTGGCATCGGACAAGCTTCAACAAGGGTTAAGCAACGGGTTCGAGCTATGGTGCGCTCGCGAGTCTCCCCATTCTCGCGAGAGCTGGACTTCCTTATCTTACCAAAGGTAACAGTAAACCTTCCGACGATTTCGGTCAAAATTGATGGCTGGTCAATTCCAAGTGGGATCGAATTGGCGGATCCTGCCTTTTTTGAGTCTAAGGAAGTGGACATCGTGCTCGGGATTGAGTCGTTCTTCGACTTCTTTGAGACAGGCAGACGGATTTCATTAGGGGAACAGCTACCAACACTCAACGACTCGGTATTTGGATGGGTCGTTTGTGGAGGCACGTCAATTGCTTCAAATTCTCTACAACTAAGCTGCAATATTTCAACCTCCGAAGGTCTGGACTTGCTTTTGGAGCGTTTTTGGCAATGTGAAGAACTTGGTTCGGAAAAGGCATATTCTATGGAGGAGCGATACTGTGAGGAGCAATACCAGCACACAGTTCATCGTGAGCAGGACGGTCGGTACACCGTTACACTGCCAAAGAACGAAGATATTCATCCGAGCTTGGGCGAATCGTGGGCCATCGCCAACCGACGGCTTCAGGGAACAGAGCGCAGATTGGCACGAGATTCCAATTTACGAGAACAATACATCGCATTCATGAATGAATATCTCGCCATGGGTCATATGAGGAAAATTGACCAGGCTACTCAGGCAACGGTCCAACGATGCTATTTGCCGCATCATTCGGTGGTTAAAGAGGCATCAACCACCACCAAGGTACGAGTAGTGTTTGACGCTTCCTGCAAGACGGCGTCGGGAGTCTCACTGAATGATGTTTTGCTGGTGGGGCCAGTGATTCAAGAGGACTTGAGGTCCATAATtttgcgaagccgtactcgacAAATTATGTTGGTGTCTGATGTGGAAAAAATGTTCCGTCAAATCAATATTTGCGAAGCAGATAGACCACTCCAATGTATTCTGTGGAGATCTTCACCGATTGAGAAAGTTGGGGCATATGAGCTCAACACCGTGACGTATGGAACTAAGCTAGCTCCTTTTCTAGCAACACGTACGGTCAAGCAACTAGCCCAAGATGAGAAAACCCGGTTCCCATTAGCAGCACGGGCTGCTGAAGAAGATGTGTACATGGACGATATCATCACGGGAGCGGACGACGTTGCTACGGCTGCTATTCTCCAAAGGCAACTTAACGAAATGATGGCTAGTGGCGGATTCCGGCTTAGAAAATGGGCTTCTAACAATACTAAGATACTGGAAGGTGTTGCTCCTGAGGATCTGGCAATCCCACTGTCTGTTGAGGTCAATCTTGGTTTCGATTCCTCAGTGAAAACCCTAGGGCTGACCTGGGTTCCAGAGACAGATGTCTTAAGATTCCAATTTAAAATCCCCCCAGAGGACGAATATAAAGAATATACAAAACGCCAAGTTTTGTCAATAATCGCTACACTGTTCGATCCATTAGGGCTACTGGGAGCCGCGATTACAACTGCAAAGATATTTATGCAGTATCTGTGGTCAGTTCAGgacaaaaatgatcaaaaactcGACTGGGATCAACCACTCCCTTCCACGGTGGGTGAGGCTTGGAAGAAGCTTCACCGGCAATTGCCGACGTTCAATCTGATCACAATAGATCGCTGCGTCATCATTCCTGGAGCGAAATCTGTCGAAATACATTGCTTCTCGGACGCGTCAGAGAAAGCTTTCGGAGCATGTGTTTATGTAAGGAGTGAGAATGTCGATGGAGCGGTATTAGTCCGGCTTCTAACCTCAAAGTCACGTGTAGCACCCTTGAAATGTCAATCGATTCCGCGGCTAGAACTGTGTGGAGCACTACTAGCAGCTCAGCTCTACGAGAAGGTTCAATCTTCCCTAAAATCTACGATGACCATCTACTTTTGGACCGATTCGACTTGCGTACTACGTTGGATTGGAGCTACTCCCACGATGTGGACTACATACGTGGCAAACCGAGTGGCGAAGATACAAACTATCACCGAAAAGGGTCACTGGAGGCACGTACCAGGTGTGGACAATCCGGCTGATCTCATATCCAGGGGAATTCCGCCAGCAGAAATCGTGGAAAACCGATTCTGGTGGCAGGGTCCAACGTGGTTGGAACTACGATCAGAATTTTGGCCAAAAGCACCTACAAGTTTTGGAGAGGAAGGAGAGGAAGAAAAACGTCGGATGGTAGTTGCAAGCTCAGCGTCACCATATTCGGAGTTCAATGACCAATATATTGCAAGGTTTGCATCATACACCGACATGATCCGTCGGACTGCATATTGGCTGCGTTTGATGAAATTACTTCGCAAACCAAGGGAAGAGAGGAAGGATGGGTCGTTCTTGTCCACCGCAGAACTGCGACAAGCGGAAAACGTATTGGTTAGAAGAGTTCAAAATGAGGTCTTCGGTAGAGAATGGAAGGCGATCATCAATAAAACCGTTTTACCATCTAATTCACCTCTACGGTGGTATAATccgcttctttcaaaggatggaATCATGAGAGTCGGTGGTCGTTTGAATAAATCCCAAGAAGCTGAAGAGAGCAAACATCCCATTCCATTACCACCTCGACACTCTTTTACTCGTTTGATGTTAAAGCATTACCACGAAAGGCTTCTACATGCTGGTTCACAGCTTATGCTGGCTGTAGTCAGACTACGATTCTTGCCGCTAGGAGGGAGAAGTGTTACCAGGCAAATTGTTCACGAATGCTTGAAATGCTACCGTTCAAAACCAACTGCCATTCAGCAGTTCATGGGCGATCTACCAGCGTCTCGAGTGACGGTTGCAAGGCCATTTTCCCGGACAGGCGTGGATTTTTTTGGACCCGTCTACATCCGTCCAGCCCTACGACGACCCACAGTAAAAGCCTACGTCGCCCTCTTCATTTGCATGTGTACCAAGGCGGTGCACCTGGAGTTGGTCACAGATTTGTCCACTGAACGTTTTCTCCAAGCTCTACGTCGGTTTGTGTCAAGGAGAGGAAAATGCAGCGATATTTATTCCGACAACGGCACCAACTTTGTAGGAGCCAGAAATAAGTTGCAGGAGTTTTTTAAACTGCTGAAGGATCCAACTCACAGGATGGTATACAGTGGCTGTTTAAGCCACCCAGTGCACCACACTTTGGGGGCCTCTGGGAGGCCGCAGTTCGTTCGGCGAAGAAGCATCTCTTGA
- the LOC134211257 gene encoding 5-formyltetrahydrofolate cyclo-ligase — translation MSNLQNPAKVALRQKLKIVLDNMSSSSRVNQSKHIANKIQQLPFYSNSQRISIYLSTEGEVNTVPLIQEMFLQRKEVFVPTYNRTAMKMVRINDMADYDGLPTTSWNIKQPNFDDSNREDCLATGLDLIILPGVGFTRSGHRLGHGGGYYDRFLVEYFKKFPNASSTSGADSRKTYLVGVAFREQIVPEGQIPMADHDFPLDMVIWSDDSNSE, via the exons ATGAGTAATTTGCAGAACCCCGCAAAAGTTGCTTTGcgacaaaaattgaaaatagtgtTGGACAACATGAGTAGCTCATCCCGAGTTAATCAATCGAAGCACATTGcaaataag ATCCAGCAGCTACCATTCTACTCCAACAGCCAAAGAATAAGCATTTACTTGAGCACAGAAGGAGAAGTCAACACCGTTCCATTGATTCAAGAAATGTTCCTTCAGAGGAAAGAG GTTTTTGTTCCAACGTATAACCGCACCGCAATGAAGATGGTGAGAATCAACGATATGGCCGATTATGATGGGCTTCCGACGACCAGCTGGAATATTAAACAGCCAAACTTTGACGACAGCAACCGGGAAGACTGCTTGGCAACAG GACTGGACTTGATTATTTTACCCGGAGTGGGCTTCACTCGCAGTGGTCATCGGCTGGGCCACGGTGGTGGTTATTACGATCGCTTTCTCGTCGAATACTTCAAAAAGTTCCCAAACGCATCGTCTACCTCGGGAGCGGACAGTCGAAAAACTTACCTGGTTGGTGTAGCATTCCGCGAGCAAATCGTCCCCGAAGGTCAaataccaatggcggatcatgACTTCCCTCTGGATATGGTTATCTGGTCGGACGATTCAAACTCCGAGTGA